A genome region from Tolypothrix sp. PCC 7712 includes the following:
- a CDS encoding tellurite resistance TerB family protein, with product MGLLDTVLGTESQAQPTLSPSEAFAAITLAATAIDGDLAEHEARSIASVLSRSKLFRNYTDEMMNKLFDKILGILRRRDGINVLFNSAKQTLTQELREAAFAVATDLVLNDGILTEEETNFLNDLYLSLGISSDLALQIMQVVLIKNRG from the coding sequence ATGGGTTTATTAGACACGGTATTGGGTACAGAAAGCCAGGCTCAACCAACACTCAGTCCATCAGAGGCTTTTGCTGCTATTACGCTCGCTGCAACAGCAATCGATGGCGATCTTGCAGAACATGAAGCTCGTTCTATTGCCTCAGTTCTATCTCGGTCTAAGCTTTTTAGAAACTATACTGACGAGATGATGAACAAGCTGTTTGATAAAATTCTTGGCATCCTGAGACGCCGGGATGGGATAAATGTTTTATTTAATTCAGCTAAACAAACTTTAACCCAAGAATTGCGAGAAGCAGCCTTTGCAGTAGCTACAGATTTGGTACTAAATGACGGAATTTTGACAGAAGAGGAAACTAATTTTCTCAACGATCTGTACTTATCTTTGGGTATTTCCAGCGATCTAGCCCTACAAATTATGCAAGTTGTACTAATCAAAAACCGTGGCTAA